From Campylobacter showae:
TATAACGAACTAAAAATTTACGATAACTAAGGAGGCGGAATTGGATTTTTTTAAACTCAAGCAAAACGGCACTAGCGTAAAGACCGAGTTTAGCGCGGGACTCACGACCTTTTTAACGATGATGTATATCGTGCCCGTAAACGCGATAATCATGAGCAAAACCGGCATGCCGATGGATGCGCTCATCACGGCTACGGCGCTCATTACGGTGATCGCTACCGTGCTAAACGGCATATGGGCGAACACGCCCGTGGCTATGAGCGTGGGAATGGGGCTGAACGCGTATTTTACCTTTGGTCTCGTACTAGGCATGCAAATACCGTGGCAGACGGCTCTGGGCGTGGTTTTTATCTCGGGTATAATTTTCGTAGTGCTATCTTTTACAAATTTTAGAATCTGGGTCTTAAAATCTATTCCCGATGACGTCAGACGCTCGATAAGCGCGGGCATAGGCGCCTTTATCGCTTTCGTCGGGCTTCAGCAAATGGGCGTAGTCGTAAATAACGACGCGGTGCTGGTCGGACTTGGAAATTTAAAAGATCCAAACGTTATTTTGGGCTTTGTGGGACTGTTTTTCGTTATACTTTTTTGGGCGTGGAAGGTTAAGGGCGCATTCATCATCGCGGTATTTACGACATCGGTGATCGCTTGGATTTTCGGTATCGCGCCTTATCCGAAAGAATTTATCTCGCTACCGGCCTCGATATCGCCGATATTTTTAGAGCTTGATATCATGGGCGCGTTATCTTTTGCTCTGCTTCCGGTGATCATTACCTTTTTCGTGACCGATCTTTTCGACTCTATCGGCACGCTAGCGGGCGTGGGAAATAGAGCGGGGATCTTTGATGAGAGCAATCAAAAAGGCGTGGAAAAACTAGAAAAAACCCTCGAAGCTGACGCGGTAGCGACGATGGTTGGTTCGCTAGTAGGCGTTAGTACGACGACGTCGTTTGCCGAGAGTGCTAGCGGCGTCGAGGAGGGCGGTAAAACGGGACTAACGGCGGTGTTTTGCGGGCTATGTTTTGTGT
This genomic window contains:
- a CDS encoding NCS2 family permease — its product is MDFFKLKQNGTSVKTEFSAGLTTFLTMMYIVPVNAIIMSKTGMPMDALITATALITVIATVLNGIWANTPVAMSVGMGLNAYFTFGLVLGMQIPWQTALGVVFISGIIFVVLSFTNFRIWVLKSIPDDVRRSISAGIGAFIAFVGLQQMGVVVNNDAVLVGLGNLKDPNVILGFVGLFFVILFWAWKVKGAFIIAVFTTSVIAWIFGIAPYPKEFISLPASISPIFLELDIMGALSFALLPVIITFFVTDLFDSIGTLAGVGNRAGIFDESNQKGVEKLEKTLEADAVATMVGSLVGVSTTTSFAESASGVEEGGKTGLTAVFCGLCFVFTIFMLPLFKAIPSNAIYPILVMVGVLMFSELGNINFKDPAIAISTFLIVILMPLTYSITTGLSFGFMAYLLVRIMRREWEYVNIGVIVLALISFIVFLVH